In the genome of Candidatus Poribacteria bacterium, one region contains:
- a CDS encoding BrnT family toxin → MLIDEIIWQQQFIEKLATKHGVEKTEVEEVLTNRPHFRFVSKGNRSGEDVYSAMGQTDAGRYLIVFFIQKPNRRALIISARDMTRTERRNYERKR, encoded by the coding sequence TTGCTGATTGATGAGATTATATGGCAGCAACAATTTATTGAGAAATTAGCGACAAAGCATGGTGTAGAAAAAACGGAAGTAGAAGAAGTCTTAACCAATCGTCCTCATTTTCGTTTCGTCTCTAAAGGCAATCGGTCTGGTGAAGATGTTTACTCGGCTATGGGACAGACGGATGCGGGACGTTATCTTATCGTTTTTTTCATTCAAAAACCAAATCGTCGGGCGTTGATTATCAGTGCAAGAGATATGACCAGAACGGAGCGAAGGAATTATGAAAGGAAAAGATAA